One part of the Streptomyces lydicus genome encodes these proteins:
- the rpoZ gene encoding DNA-directed RNA polymerase subunit omega, with protein sequence MSSSITAPEGIINPPIDELLEATDSKYSLVIYAAKRARQINAYYSQLGEGLLEYVGPLVDTHVHEKPLSIALREINAGLLTSEAIEGPAQ encoded by the coding sequence GTGTCCTCTTCCATCACCGCACCCGAGGGCATCATCAACCCGCCCATTGATGAGCTTCTCGAGGCCACCGACTCCAAGTACAGCCTCGTGATCTACGCCGCCAAGCGCGCGCGCCAGATCAACGCGTACTACTCGCAGCTCGGTGAGGGCCTGCTGGAGTACGTCGGCCCGCTCGTCGACACGCACGTCCACGAGAAGCCGCTGTCGATCGCGCTCCGCGAGATCAACGCGGGTCTGCTGACCTCCGAGGCCATCGAGGGCCCCGCGCAGTAA
- the coaBC gene encoding bifunctional phosphopantothenoylcysteine decarboxylase/phosphopantothenate--cysteine ligase CoaBC, producing MDKRERERPRVVLGVSGGIAAYKACELLRRLTESGHDVRVVPTASALHFVGEATWSALSGNPATTEVWESVHEVPHVRIGQAADLVVVAPATADMLAKAAHGLADDLLTNTLLTARCPVIFAPAMHTEMWENPATQENVATLRRRGALVIEPAVGRLTGVDTGKGRFPDPVEIFELCRRVLARGERGAVEPDLAGRRVVVTAGGTREPLDPVRYLGNRSSGKQGYALAATAAARGAQVTLIAGNTELPDPAGVDVLPVGTARQLREAVLKAAADADAVVMAAAVADFRPAAYATGKIKKVEGREPEPIALVRNPDILAELSADRARAGQVVVGFAAETDDVLANGRAKLARKGCDLLVVNEVGEDKAFGSAENEAVVLASDGSETPVPYGPKDALADRVWDLVVPRLAERSA from the coding sequence ATGGACAAGCGGGAGCGTGAGCGGCCCAGGGTCGTCCTGGGCGTCAGCGGCGGGATCGCCGCGTACAAGGCGTGTGAGCTGCTGCGGCGGCTGACCGAGTCCGGTCACGACGTCCGGGTGGTGCCGACCGCCTCGGCGCTGCACTTCGTCGGCGAGGCCACCTGGTCGGCGCTCTCCGGCAACCCGGCCACCACCGAGGTCTGGGAGTCCGTGCACGAGGTCCCGCACGTCCGTATCGGCCAGGCCGCCGACCTCGTCGTGGTCGCCCCCGCCACCGCCGACATGCTGGCCAAGGCCGCCCACGGCCTCGCCGACGACCTGCTGACCAACACCCTGCTGACCGCCCGCTGTCCGGTGATCTTCGCCCCCGCGATGCACACCGAGATGTGGGAGAACCCCGCCACCCAGGAGAACGTCGCCACCCTGCGCCGCCGCGGCGCGCTCGTCATCGAGCCCGCGGTCGGCCGGCTGACCGGCGTCGACACCGGCAAGGGCCGTTTCCCCGACCCGGTGGAGATCTTCGAGCTCTGCCGCCGGGTGCTGGCCCGCGGCGAGCGGGGCGCCGTCGAGCCGGACCTGGCCGGCCGCCGGGTGGTGGTCACCGCCGGTGGCACCCGGGAGCCCCTGGACCCCGTCCGCTACCTGGGCAACCGCTCGTCGGGCAAGCAGGGCTACGCGCTGGCCGCCACCGCCGCGGCCCGCGGCGCCCAGGTCACCCTGATCGCGGGCAACACCGAACTGCCCGACCCGGCCGGCGTCGACGTGCTCCCCGTCGGCACCGCCCGCCAGCTCCGGGAGGCCGTGCTCAAGGCCGCGGCGGACGCCGACGCGGTGGTCATGGCCGCCGCCGTCGCCGACTTCCGGCCTGCCGCCTACGCCACCGGAAAGATCAAGAAGGTCGAGGGCCGGGAGCCGGAACCGATCGCGCTGGTCCGAAATCCGGACATCCTCGCCGAGCTGTCCGCCGACCGCGCCCGTGCCGGGCAGGTCGTCGTGGGCTTCGCCGCGGAGACCGACGACGTGCTCGCCAACGGCCGCGCCAAACTCGCCCGCAAGGGCTGTGACCTGCTGGTCGTCAATGAGGTGGGGGAGGACAAGGCGTTCGGTTCGGCGGAGAACGAGGCGGTCGTGCTGGCCTCCGACGGCAGTGAGACCCCGGTACCGTACGGGCCGAAGGACGCCCTCGCGGACCGGGTCTGGGACCTGGTGGTGCCCCGCCTGGCGGAGCGCTCGGCCTGA
- the metK gene encoding methionine adenosyltransferase — MSRRLFTSESVTEGHPDKIADQISDTILDALLKEDPTSRVAVETLITTGLVHVAGEVTTKAYADIPNLVRNKILDIGYDSSKKGFDGASCGVSVSIGAQSPDIAQGVDTAYENRVEGDDDELDRQGAGDQGLMFGYACDETPELMPLPINLAHRLSKRLSEVRKNGTIPYLRPDGKTQVTIEYDGHKAVRLDTVVVSSQHASDIDLDSLLAPDIREFVVEHVLNQLVEDGIKLDTDGYRLLVNPTGRFEIGGPMGDAGLTGRKIIIDTYGGMARHGGGAFSGKDPSKVDRSAAYAMRWVAKNVVAAGLAARCEVQVAYAIGKAEPVGLFVETFGTATVDTDKIEQAIAEVFDLRPAAIIRDLDLLRPIYSQTAAYGHFGRELEDFTWERTDRVEALKKAAGL, encoded by the coding sequence GTGTCCCGCCGCCTGTTCACCTCGGAGTCCGTGACCGAGGGCCACCCCGACAAGATCGCTGACCAGATCAGCGACACGATTCTCGACGCGCTCCTCAAGGAGGACCCGACCTCCCGGGTCGCCGTCGAGACGCTGATCACCACCGGCCTGGTGCATGTGGCCGGCGAGGTGACGACCAAGGCGTACGCCGACATCCCCAACCTCGTCCGCAACAAGATCCTGGACATCGGCTACGACTCGTCCAAGAAGGGCTTCGACGGCGCTTCCTGTGGTGTCTCGGTCTCCATCGGCGCGCAGTCCCCGGACATCGCCCAGGGTGTCGACACCGCGTACGAGAACCGCGTCGAGGGCGACGACGACGAGCTGGACCGGCAGGGCGCCGGTGACCAGGGCCTGATGTTCGGCTACGCGTGCGACGAGACGCCGGAGCTGATGCCGCTCCCGATCAACCTCGCGCACCGCCTGTCCAAGCGCCTGTCCGAGGTCCGCAAGAACGGCACCATCCCCTACCTCCGCCCCGACGGCAAGACCCAGGTCACCATCGAGTACGACGGCCACAAGGCCGTCCGCCTCGACACCGTCGTGGTCTCCTCGCAGCACGCCAGCGACATCGACCTCGACTCGCTGCTCGCGCCCGACATCCGCGAGTTCGTCGTCGAGCACGTCCTCAACCAGCTCGTCGAGGACGGCATCAAGCTGGACACCGACGGCTACCGCCTGCTGGTGAACCCGACCGGCCGCTTCGAGATCGGCGGCCCGATGGGTGACGCCGGTCTGACCGGCCGCAAGATCATCATCGACACCTACGGCGGCATGGCCCGCCACGGCGGCGGTGCCTTCTCCGGCAAGGACCCGTCCAAGGTCGACCGCTCGGCCGCCTACGCCATGCGCTGGGTCGCCAAGAACGTCGTCGCCGCCGGCCTCGCGGCCCGCTGCGAGGTCCAGGTCGCCTACGCGATCGGCAAGGCCGAGCCGGTCGGTCTCTTCGTCGAGACCTTCGGCACCGCCACCGTCGACACCGACAAGATCGAGCAGGCCATCGCCGAGGTCTTCGACCTCCGTCCGGCCGCGATCATCCGCGACCTCGATCTGCTCCGCCCGATCTACTCCCAGACCGCCGCCTACGGCCACTTCGGCCGCGAGCTGGAGGACTTCACCTGGGAGCGCACGGACCGCGTGGAGGCCCTGAAGAAGGCCGCGGGCCTGTAA
- a CDS encoding primosomal protein N' — protein MSRENGRSEVGVGASGAGEQLALIRDAVREKKADRAKPRTWRGAELAAELPVARVLVDKGLVHLDRYFDYAVPAAMDAEAQPGVRVRVRFGAGEKGGRREGGKLVSGFIVERVAESEYRGVLAPLAQVLSPERVLSPELLGLCRAVADRYAGTLADVVQLAVPPRRARAEAKPSPPLLAPNAPPEVGSWARYGAGPGFLAALTRGDAPRAVWTALPGATWPQELARAAAAALAGGRGALVVVPDGRAAARVDEALGELIGEGRHVLLTADAGPEERYRRWLAVSRGSVRAVIGTRAAMFAPVADLGLVALWDDGDSSHSDPHAPQPHAREVLIQRSAGERAGFLLGGLSCTVEAAQLVETGWARPLTAEREQVRTAAPLVRTIGEGDEARDAAARAARLPSMAWQVVRDGLTRGPVLVQVPRRGYAPRLACERCRTPARCRACAGPLEAQEAGALACAWCGRAEPDWHCAECGGARLRAQIVGARRTAEELGRAFPAVPVRTSGRDHVLTTVPGAPALVVSTPGAEPVAEGGGYAAALLLDGWALLGRPDLRAGEEALRRWLGAAALVRRQAEGGTVAVIAEPTLRPVQALVRWDPVGHAVRELAERAELGFPPVSRMASVAGRGEDVAELLRTAELPPGAEVLGPVPLPVPDPGRPRRPGDPPPGEAWERALVRVRPGQGAALAAALKAARAARLVKREGEAVRVRIDPPDLG, from the coding sequence GTGAGCAGGGAGAACGGGCGGTCGGAGGTGGGTGTGGGGGCGTCGGGGGCGGGAGAGCAGCTGGCGCTGATCCGGGATGCCGTGCGGGAGAAGAAGGCCGACCGGGCCAAGCCGCGGACCTGGCGGGGCGCCGAGCTGGCGGCCGAGCTGCCGGTGGCGCGGGTGCTGGTGGACAAGGGCCTGGTGCACCTCGACCGGTACTTCGACTACGCGGTGCCGGCGGCCATGGACGCCGAGGCGCAGCCCGGTGTGCGGGTGCGGGTGCGGTTCGGTGCGGGGGAGAAGGGGGGCCGGCGCGAGGGCGGCAAGCTGGTCAGCGGCTTCATCGTCGAGCGGGTGGCGGAGAGCGAGTACCGCGGGGTGCTGGCGCCCCTCGCGCAAGTACTGTCGCCGGAGCGGGTGCTGTCGCCGGAGCTGCTGGGGCTGTGCCGGGCGGTGGCGGACCGGTATGCGGGGACGCTGGCCGATGTGGTGCAGCTGGCGGTGCCGCCCCGGCGGGCGCGCGCCGAGGCCAAGCCCTCACCGCCCCTGCTGGCGCCCAACGCCCCGCCGGAAGTGGGAAGTTGGGCGCGCTACGGCGCGGGGCCCGGGTTCCTTGCGGCGCTGACGCGGGGGGACGCGCCGCGGGCGGTGTGGACGGCGCTGCCGGGGGCGACCTGGCCGCAGGAGCTGGCGCGGGCGGCGGCCGCGGCGCTGGCCGGCGGGCGCGGCGCGCTGGTGGTGGTGCCCGACGGGCGGGCCGCGGCGCGGGTCGACGAGGCGCTCGGCGAGCTGATCGGGGAGGGCCGGCACGTACTGCTGACCGCCGACGCCGGGCCCGAGGAGCGCTACCGCCGCTGGCTGGCGGTGAGCCGGGGCTCGGTGCGCGCCGTGATCGGGACGCGAGCGGCGATGTTCGCGCCGGTCGCCGACCTCGGGCTGGTGGCGCTGTGGGACGACGGTGACTCCAGCCACAGCGATCCGCACGCGCCGCAGCCGCATGCCCGGGAAGTGCTCATCCAGCGGTCGGCCGGCGAGCGGGCCGGCTTCCTGTTGGGCGGACTGAGCTGCACGGTCGAGGCCGCGCAGCTGGTGGAGACCGGCTGGGCGCGGCCGTTGACCGCGGAGCGCGAGCAGGTCCGGACCGCGGCGCCGCTGGTACGGACGATCGGTGAGGGTGACGAGGCGCGGGACGCCGCGGCCCGGGCCGCCCGGTTGCCGAGCATGGCCTGGCAGGTGGTGCGCGACGGGCTCACCCGAGGGCCGGTGCTGGTGCAGGTGCCGCGCCGCGGGTACGCGCCCCGGCTCGCGTGCGAGCGGTGCCGCACCCCGGCCCGCTGCCGGGCCTGTGCCGGACCGCTGGAGGCCCAGGAGGCCGGCGCGCTCGCCTGCGCGTGGTGCGGGCGGGCGGAGCCCGACTGGCACTGCGCGGAGTGCGGGGGCGCGCGGCTGCGGGCCCAGATCGTCGGGGCGCGGCGGACGGCGGAGGAGCTGGGGCGGGCGTTCCCCGCGGTCCCCGTGCGCACGTCGGGGCGCGACCACGTGCTGACGACGGTGCCGGGGGCGCCGGCGCTGGTGGTGAGCACGCCCGGCGCGGAGCCGGTGGCCGAGGGGGGCGGCTATGCCGCCGCGCTGCTGCTGGACGGCTGGGCGCTGCTGGGGCGGCCGGATCTGCGCGCCGGGGAGGAGGCGCTGCGCCGCTGGCTGGGCGCCGCCGCGCTGGTGCGCCGCCAGGCGGAGGGCGGCACGGTCGCGGTGATCGCGGAGCCCACGCTGCGGCCGGTGCAGGCCCTGGTGCGCTGGGACCCGGTGGGCCATGCGGTCCGCGAGCTCGCCGAGCGGGCCGAGCTGGGCTTCCCTCCGGTGTCCCGGATGGCTTCGGTGGCGGGCCGCGGCGAGGACGTGGCGGAGCTGCTGCGCACGGCCGAACTCCCGCCGGGCGCCGAGGTGTTGGGGCCGGTCCCGCTGCCGGTGCCGGACCCCGGGCGGCCGCGCCGGCCGGGTGATCCCCCGCCGGGGGAGGCGTGGGAGCGGGCGCTCGTACGGGTCCGTCCGGGGCAGGGCGCGGCGCTCGCCGCGGCGCTCAAGGCGGCACGGGCGGCGCGGCTGGTCAAACGGGAGGGCGAGGCGGTACGGGTACGGATCGATCCGCCGGACCTGGGGTGA
- the fmt gene encoding methionyl-tRNA formyltransferase: protein MRLVFAGTPEVAVPALDALIASERHDVVAVVTRPDAPAGRGRHLVASPVAERAEEAGIEVLKPVKPRDEDFLARLREIAPDCCPVVAYGALLPKAALDIPAKGWVNLHFSLLPAWRGAAPVQHAVLAGDEVTGASTFQIEEGLDSGPVYGVLTEDVRPTDTSGDLLTRLAFAGSGLLVATMDGIEDGALQAVPQPAEGITLAPKIEVEDARVDWAAPALRVDRLIRACAPAPGAWTVFRGERLKLMSATSAEGRVEPALAPGELAVTKKAVYVGTGSHPVEPLWVQPQGKKPMKAADWARGVRIEAGERLGESG from the coding sequence ATGAGGCTTGTCTTCGCCGGCACCCCCGAGGTCGCCGTACCCGCCCTCGATGCCCTGATCGCCTCGGAGCGGCATGACGTCGTGGCCGTCGTGACCCGGCCCGACGCGCCCGCGGGACGCGGCCGGCACCTGGTCGCGAGCCCCGTCGCGGAGCGCGCGGAGGAGGCCGGCATCGAGGTGCTCAAGCCCGTCAAGCCGCGCGACGAGGACTTCCTGGCCCGGCTGCGGGAGATCGCGCCGGACTGCTGCCCGGTGGTCGCCTACGGCGCGCTGCTGCCGAAGGCCGCACTCGACATCCCCGCCAAGGGGTGGGTCAATCTGCACTTCTCGCTGCTGCCCGCGTGGCGCGGTGCCGCGCCCGTCCAGCACGCGGTGCTCGCCGGTGACGAGGTGACCGGCGCCTCCACCTTCCAGATCGAGGAGGGCCTCGACTCCGGCCCGGTCTACGGGGTGTTGACCGAGGACGTCCGCCCGACGGACACCAGCGGCGATCTGCTCACCCGGCTGGCGTTCGCCGGCTCCGGGCTGCTCGTCGCGACGATGGACGGCATCGAGGACGGCGCCCTGCAGGCGGTGCCGCAGCCCGCCGAGGGCATCACCCTCGCCCCGAAGATCGAGGTCGAGGACGCCAGGGTCGACTGGGCGGCACCGGCACTCCGCGTCGACCGGCTGATCCGCGCCTGCGCGCCCGCGCCCGGCGCCTGGACGGTCTTCCGCGGCGAGCGCCTGAAGCTGATGTCGGCCACCTCCGCAGAGGGCCGCGTCGAGCCGGCTCTCGCCCCCGGCGAACTCGCCGTCACGAAGAAGGCGGTGTACGTCGGCACCGGCAGCCACCCCGTCGAGCCGCTCTGGGTGCAGCCGCAGGGCAAGAAGCCGATGAAGGCGGCGGACTGGGCGCGCGGCGTCCGTATCGAGGCGGGCGAGCGGCTGGGTGAGTCCGGCTGA
- a CDS encoding RsmB/NOP family class I SAM-dependent RNA methyltransferase encodes MSQQPRSRPAKPYRRPKKDPVRILAFEALRAVDERDAYANLVLPPLLRKAREGGDFDSRDAALATELVYGSLRRQGTYDAIIAQCVDRPLREVDPPVLDVLTLGAHQLLGTRIPTHAAVSATVELARVVLGDGRAKFVNAVLRKIAADDLDGWLERVAPDYDEDPEDHLGIVHAHPRWIVSALWDALGGGRAGIEDLLEADNERPEVTLVARPGRATAEELLAAAGEESALPGRWSPYAVRLAEGGEPGALDPVREGRAGVQDEGSQLVALALANAPVEGADRRWLDGCAGPGGKAALLAALAAQRGAALVASEKQPHRARLVARALDGNPGPYAVITADGTRPAWQPGSFDRVLMDVPCTGLGALRRRPEARWRRRPEDLDGFAPLQRELLRQALAALRVGGVVGYATCSPHPAETRAVVEDVIKGRGGPAVDVEWIDARPLMPGVPALGDGPDVQLWPHLHGTDAMYLALLRRTG; translated from the coding sequence GTGAGTCAGCAGCCCCGTAGCCGCCCCGCCAAGCCCTATCGCCGCCCGAAGAAGGACCCGGTCCGGATCCTCGCCTTCGAGGCGCTGCGGGCGGTCGACGAGCGGGACGCCTACGCCAACCTCGTCCTGCCGCCGCTGCTGCGGAAGGCGCGTGAGGGCGGCGACTTCGACAGCCGGGACGCGGCGCTGGCCACGGAACTCGTCTACGGCTCGCTGCGGCGCCAGGGCACCTACGACGCGATCATCGCGCAGTGCGTGGACCGCCCGTTGCGCGAGGTGGACCCGCCGGTCCTGGACGTGCTGACGCTCGGCGCGCACCAGCTGCTCGGTACCCGCATCCCCACCCACGCCGCGGTCAGCGCCACCGTCGAGCTGGCGCGGGTGGTGCTGGGCGACGGGCGGGCCAAGTTCGTCAACGCGGTGCTGCGCAAGATCGCGGCCGATGACCTGGACGGCTGGCTGGAGCGGGTCGCCCCGGACTACGACGAGGACCCCGAGGACCATCTCGGCATCGTCCACGCCCACCCCCGCTGGATCGTCTCCGCGCTGTGGGACGCCCTCGGCGGCGGCCGGGCCGGTATCGAGGACCTGCTGGAGGCGGACAACGAGCGCCCCGAGGTGACGCTGGTGGCACGGCCCGGACGGGCCACCGCCGAGGAACTGCTGGCCGCGGCCGGCGAGGAGAGCGCGCTGCCGGGCCGGTGGTCGCCGTACGCGGTCCGGCTCGCGGAGGGTGGCGAGCCGGGCGCGCTGGACCCGGTGCGCGAGGGGCGCGCCGGGGTGCAGGACGAGGGCAGCCAGCTGGTTGCCCTCGCGCTGGCGAACGCGCCGGTCGAGGGCGCGGACCGGCGCTGGCTCGACGGCTGCGCCGGCCCCGGCGGCAAGGCCGCCCTGCTCGCCGCGCTCGCGGCGCAGCGCGGCGCCGCGCTGGTGGCCTCGGAGAAGCAGCCGCACCGGGCGCGTCTGGTGGCCCGGGCGCTGGACGGCAACCCCGGTCCGTACGCGGTGATCACGGCCGACGGCACCCGCCCGGCGTGGCAGCCCGGCAGCTTCGACCGCGTGCTGATGGACGTGCCGTGCACCGGTCTGGGCGCGCTCCGCCGCCGCCCGGAGGCGCGCTGGCGCCGCCGCCCCGAGGACCTCGACGGCTTCGCCCCGCTCCAGCGCGAGTTGCTGCGGCAGGCGCTCGCGGCGTTACGGGTCGGCGGCGTCGTCGGCTATGCGACCTGCTCGCCGCACCCGGCGGAGACCCGGGCCGTGGTCGAGGACGTCATCAAGGGCCGCGGCGGCCCGGCCGTGGACGTGGAGTGGATCGACGCCCGGCCGCTGATGCCCGGTGTGCCGGCCCTCGGCGACGGCCCGGACGTCCAGCTGTGGCCCCACCTGCACGGCACGGACGCGATGTACCTGGCCCTGCTGCGCCGCACCGGCTGA
- a CDS encoding TetR/AcrR family transcriptional regulator, whose product MPGHHSARSRRTTERKGDVRERAILDTCEALLAHKGYDAMTVGDIAQGAGITRGALYFYFGSKQEVVTALVARTVEHLWERSRVTAQTDEPRQAIAAAMQRTVELWNEHGPVMRTAIDLSLTVPEIGELWNHTAALFIAAITAVLERAGIQAGAAPDQASAMARALCWMIERTFYHASQESREKLQEASATCEHIWLTSAGLIT is encoded by the coding sequence ATGCCCGGCCACCATTCCGCGCGCAGCCGCCGCACCACCGAGCGCAAGGGGGATGTCCGGGAGCGGGCCATCCTCGACACCTGCGAAGCCCTGCTGGCGCACAAGGGCTACGACGCCATGACCGTCGGCGACATCGCCCAGGGCGCCGGCATCACGCGCGGGGCCCTGTACTTCTACTTCGGCTCCAAGCAAGAAGTGGTCACGGCACTCGTGGCCCGGACCGTCGAGCACCTGTGGGAACGGTCCCGGGTCACCGCGCAGACCGACGAGCCACGCCAGGCCATCGCAGCAGCCATGCAGCGCACGGTCGAGCTGTGGAACGAACACGGCCCGGTCATGCGCACGGCGATCGACCTGTCGTTGACCGTGCCGGAGATCGGTGAACTGTGGAACCACACGGCTGCCCTGTTCATCGCGGCCATCACCGCCGTCCTGGAACGCGCCGGCATCCAGGCCGGCGCAGCACCGGACCAGGCATCGGCGATGGCACGTGCCCTGTGCTGGATGATCGAGCGGACCTTTTACCACGCTTCACAGGAATCCCGCGAGAAGCTCCAAGAGGCGTCGGCGACATGCGAACACATCTGGCTGACCAGCGCCGGCCTGATCACGTGA
- a CDS encoding oxidoreductase — MEKRNWLITGVSTGLGRAFAQAALAAGHTVIGTVRSEKDLRAFEELRPGHAHGRILDVTDGDAVSGAVAEVERNVGPLDVVVANAGYGLEGIFEETPLAEVRRQFEVNVFGAVATLQAALPHMRRRRRGHLMAVTSMGGLMAVPGMSAYCGSKFALEGILEALGKEVAQFGIHVTAIEPGSFRTDWAGRSMARAARTVDDYDELFTPIREARQKASGNQLGNPAKAGEAVVHITTVEQPPAHLVLGSDALRLVTAARTAVDEDIRAWETLSRTTDFAEGAQL; from the coding sequence ATGGAGAAGCGGAACTGGCTCATCACAGGCGTCAGCACGGGCCTGGGGCGCGCCTTCGCCCAAGCCGCCCTGGCCGCCGGGCACACCGTCATCGGCACCGTCCGCTCCGAGAAGGACCTGCGGGCCTTCGAAGAGCTCAGGCCCGGGCACGCTCACGGCCGCATCCTGGACGTGACGGACGGTGACGCCGTCTCCGGCGCGGTCGCGGAGGTCGAGCGGAACGTCGGCCCTCTGGACGTCGTCGTCGCCAACGCCGGCTACGGCCTGGAGGGGATCTTCGAGGAAACCCCGCTGGCCGAGGTGCGACGGCAGTTCGAGGTGAACGTGTTCGGGGCGGTGGCCACCCTGCAGGCGGCGCTGCCCCACATGCGCCGCCGCCGCCGCGGACACCTGATGGCCGTTACCTCCATGGGCGGGCTCATGGCCGTGCCCGGCATGTCCGCCTACTGCGGCAGCAAGTTCGCCCTGGAGGGAATCCTGGAGGCGCTGGGCAAGGAAGTCGCGCAGTTCGGAATCCATGTGACGGCGATCGAGCCCGGCTCCTTCCGCACCGACTGGGCCGGACGGTCCATGGCACGTGCCGCGCGGACCGTCGACGACTACGACGAGTTGTTCACCCCCATCCGCGAAGCGCGGCAGAAGGCCAGCGGGAACCAGCTGGGCAATCCGGCCAAGGCGGGGGAAGCGGTCGTGCACATCACGACGGTCGAGCAGCCGCCGGCCCACCTCGTCCTGGGCTCGGACGCGCTGCGGCTGGTCACCGCCGCGCGCACGGCCGTGGACGAGGACATCCGCGCGTGGGAGACACTCTCGCGTACGACCGACTTCGCCGAGGGCGCTCAGCTCTGA
- a CDS encoding GntR family transcriptional regulator: MSGRRNKRLRADILNGRHAPGSRLRVEALKDSYGASSGVLREALPRLVGQGLATFAPQQGFRVVAVSPERLQELTEARVFIETHVVRESVAAGTIEWESDLLVAHHHLTRTPYFSDDGALSERWLNAHARFHRVLLEGCPNRQLRDTATQLRDAADYRCWARTPAEHSHRDVAAEHKMICDRAIARDAPGVVEALSQHINITTQLLLNDYGRHEE, from the coding sequence GCGCGCGGACATCCTCAACGGACGGCACGCGCCCGGTTCCCGTCTGCGCGTGGAAGCCCTGAAGGACAGCTACGGCGCCAGCAGCGGGGTCCTACGGGAGGCGCTGCCCCGGCTGGTCGGCCAAGGACTGGCGACCTTCGCGCCGCAGCAAGGGTTCCGGGTCGTCGCCGTCTCCCCCGAGCGCCTGCAGGAGCTGACCGAGGCCCGCGTATTCATCGAAACCCACGTGGTCCGGGAGTCCGTCGCCGCCGGCACCATCGAGTGGGAGTCGGATCTGCTCGTGGCACACCACCACCTCACCCGCACTCCGTACTTCAGCGATGACGGAGCCCTCAGCGAACGCTGGCTGAACGCCCACGCCCGCTTCCACCGCGTCCTGCTGGAGGGATGTCCCAACCGGCAGCTGCGGGACACCGCCACACAGCTGCGCGATGCCGCTGACTACCGCTGCTGGGCCCGCACACCGGCCGAGCACAGCCACCGCGATGTCGCCGCAGAACACAAGATGATCTGCGATCGCGCCATCGCCCGGGATGCACCAGGCGTCGTCGAGGCACTCAGCCAGCACATCAACATCACCACGCAACTACTGCTCAACGATTACGGGCGGCACGAGGAATGA